The Ammospiza caudacuta isolate bAmmCau1 chromosome 17, bAmmCau1.pri, whole genome shotgun sequence genome has a segment encoding these proteins:
- the CFAP70 gene encoding cilia- and flagella-associated protein 70 has protein sequence MVCLQMPAAAEKELPLLFKNGILKAGGEKEPFPRPKNWPVGPILAPNALNIPDSFIVGGPYEDEDGDLNKSEDKEFRAQAESSRRVVWDMETRCFLDADAVAVASFVPSLQMRIAERRHWPVELCRMSTGGKGKGNKPDKKDEDKPIAFHGVAYVNMMHLLCPGVTQIRGAFRVFNYEDSEVFEKTRVQYSIFRDRRSQLSLGKERLGTSPSSKATTSKPLKEDSNAMVRSGELLSPSKIQLSDGTGESENVTNLSLEGQLYSEAGTFLVMEIKLDRPLVPKQLREELAQRVQELIPPRPALAPRTEGAKKVVEDYHKRVTTVAVAILREYHELFGKQLLEQGVMDHETMEEQKRQLNYELNTSGKYFAFKEQLKYSVVKIVREKYLKTTAFETKEQLQAFLSELYVYLVDHMHMALNKLLSGEDVSPAPPPNSTRKQLLLFAREAEAIKDLKLASLFYNQRIARDQRSIQAWLDYGAFCLLYEDATKAQECFQQAVCLDPQHVQSLLLCGIACVKLRTYEEAEIFFEDACSLEPPSIIAWTLTGLFYEMQNNYIQAERSFREAKKLLRAELEEERRILEAAEAEGKKPSSPRTEPEEIPDGSADKPPEVEEGETPKEEAPAVQEAPQAPEPQPPPCTIFMKSVEFLMQFNAVRFVHKALAHELLSLQGGPTCAYYLALGWTYQLREDLPRWEECLREAVRIEPLNPNVWAQKGHLCYQQKDFEKAKDCYERVISFEEDAADMHFVYLRLGSIYLDEKKYARAKHIFLLACDNSASCLTWLGVGIACYRLEEMLEAEDALSEANALNNTNAEVWGYLALICLQGGRQLEAEQCYKYTVKLGLQNNALLHEIREAQQRFGFGDPSL, from the exons ATGGTTTGCTTGCAAATGCCGGCAGCTGCTGAG AAAGAATTGCCATTGCTCTTCAAGAATGGCATCCTGAAGGCTGGTGGTGAAAAAGAACCATTTCCCCGACCCAAAAACTGGCCTGTTGGCCCCATCCTGGCCCCTAATGCTCTGAACATACCTGACTCCTTCATTGTTGGTGGGCCCtatgaggatgaggatggagaccTCAACAAAAGTGAG GACAAGGAATTCAGGGCCCAGGCAGAGAGCTCGAGGAGGGTCGTGTGGGACATGGAGACACGCTGTTTCCTGGATGCTGATGCTGTGGCCGT TGCATCCtttgtgcccagcctgcagatGCGCATTGCCGAGCGCCGCCACTGGCCTGTGGAGCTCTGCAGGATGTCCACAGGTGGCAAGGGGAAAGGCAACAAACCTGACAAG AAAGATGAGGACAAGCCGATTGCCTTCCATGGTGTGGCATATGTCAACATGATGCAtttgctgtgccctggggtgaCGCAGATCCGAGGGGCCTTCCGTGTCTTCAACTACGAGGACAGCGAAGTGTTTGAGAAG ACCAGAGTTCAGTACAGTATTTTCCGGGACCGCAGGTCACAGCTCAGTCTGGGCAAGGAAAGGCTGGGGACCTCTCCTTCCAGCAAAGCTACTACCAGCAAGCCTCTGAAGGAAGATTCCAATGCCATGGTAAGGTCTGGGGAG TTACTCAGCCCATCCAAAATCCAGTTGTCAGATGGCACTGGAGAATCTGAAAATGTCACAAATCTCAGCCTTGAAGGACAG CTCTACAGCGAGGCAGGAACGTTCCTGGTGATGGAGATAAAGCTGGACAGGCCCCTGGTCCCAAAGCAGCTGCGGGAGGAGCTGGCCCAGCG GGTTCAGGAGCTGATTCCTCCCCGCCCTGCGCTGGCCCCACGGACAGAAGGAGCCAAAAAG gTGGTGGAAGATTATCACAAACGTGTCACCACTGTTGCTGTTGCCATCCTGAGGGAGTACCATGAGCTttttgggaagcagctgcttgagcagggagtGATGGACCACGAAACCATGGAGGAACAGAAACGTCAGCTCAACTATGAGCTCAATACCTCTgggaaatattttgcttttaaggaACAGCTTAAG TATTCTGTGGTGAAGATTGTGAGGGAGAAATACCTGAAGACCACAGCGTTTGAGaccaaggagcagctgcaggcattCCTCAGTGAGCTCTATGTGTACCTCGTGGACCACATGCACATGGCCCTGAACAAg ctcctgtctGGGGAAGATGTTTCTCCTGCCCCTCCACCCAACTCAAccaggaagcagctcctgctctttgCTCGTGAAGCTGAAGCCATCAAGGACCTCAAACTGGCCTCTCTGTTCTACAATCAG AGAATAGCTCGGGACCAGCGCAGCATCCAGGCCTGGCTGGACTATGGAGCCTTCTGCCTCCTGTATGAGGATGCCACCAAAGCCCAGGAGTGCTTCCAGCAGGCTGTTTGTCTGGACCCCCAGCACGTCCAAAG cttGCTGCTCTGTGGCATTGCGTGTGTCAAGCTGCGGACCTATGAAGAGGCAGAGATTTTCTTTGAGGATGCCTGCTCCTTGGAGCCACCCAGCATCATAGCCTGGACCCTCACAG GTTTGTTTTATGAGATGCAGAATAATTACATTCAGGCAGAAAGGAGCTTCCGTGAGGCTAAGAAGCTCCTGCGAGCCGAGCttgaggaggagaggagaatcCTTGAGGCTGCTGAGGCAGAAGGGAAAAAGCCCAGTTCTCCCAGAACAGAGCCAG AGGAGATTCCAGATGGCTCAGCTGACAAACCACCAGAGGTCGAGGAAGGTGAGACACCCAAGGAAGAGgctccagcagtgcaggaagCCCCacaag CTCCAGAACCTCAGCCACCTCCCTGCACAATCTTCATGAAGTCAGTGGAATTCCTGATGCAATTCAACGCTGTGAGG TTTGTTCACAAGGCACTGGCCCACGAGCTGCTGAGCCTTCAGGGAGGCCCCACCTGTGCCTATTACCTGGCCCTGGGCTGGACCTACCAGCTGCGGGAGGACCTGCCCCGATGGGAGGAGTGTCTGCGCGAGGCCGTGCGCATCGAGCCCCTG AATCCAAATGTCTGGGCTCAGAAAGGGCACCTGTGCTACCAGCAGAAGGACTTTGAGAAAGCCAAGGATTGCTACGAGCGGGTGATCAGCTTTGAGGAGGATGCTGCAGATATGCACTTCGTGTACCTGCGCCTGGGCTCCATCTACCTGGACGAGAAAAAG TATGCTCGGGCCAAGCACATCTTCCTGCTCGCCTGTGACAactctgcctcctgcctcaCCTGGCTGGGCGTGGGCATTGCCTGCTACAGG CTGGAAGAGATGCTGGAAGCAGAAGATGCTCTCTCTGAAGCCAATGCCCTGAATAACACCAACGCTGAAGTGTGGGGGTATCTCGCCCTCATCTGCCTGCAG GGCGGGCGGCAGCTGGAGGCGGAGCAGTGTTACAAATACACCGTCAAG
- the MSS51 gene encoding putative protein MSS51 homolog, mitochondrial produces MAGGRRRGGHGRRGGPRQHPGTAGAASSPAPLSLAAAPAQPNAGAAPTTGRSKKAPEEPAARAPDVDSLGFQAMDRNVPGLSHVILQKLNMKSYEDYKSAMDGRKSGSDFGIRTYFDMFQKMEDTFKFCVECKKLPDALPDPKSLRRCKRCQNVYYCGVACQRANWPLHKKFCKKLKLVALDRLVEWLIFTGDIPFPTDTWTKPARDVKGWEDWFSMQEQLEEKLGAIVAGRYMTLLWANAGKPRPEDAELRESIRRLVTDFHSRPLTIGLGLRLFGIDPLTRPLTVHVVGASHVETLNTRPTDYDELTRMFPGHQGVEMVMVGVDVVDGPIMRPPLTTLAPRGKVYLSSYKGLYHDFWESHVETKLAAPPDLVVGFHPGFHACPDLLAGWLPTLLLLRDYRLPVLFTVYSEQELKASLQILVELEMHIVGYASNPFASLRPEQVYSSPNKPPVYCSSHYIALLGAEAVPGAEELEDDDGWQGGEPSAAAVAGGIAPGLG; encoded by the exons ATGGCGGGCGGGAGGCGCCGTGGGGGCCACGGGCGGCGCGGGGGACCCCGGCAGCACCCCGGGACCGCCGGAGCGGCCTCCTCGCCCGCACCTCTCTCTCTTGCAGCCGCCCCGGCCCAGCCAAACGCAGGCGCTGCCCCTACAACCGGCCGCTCCAAGAAGGCCCCGGAGGAGCCAGCGGCGAGGGCTCCAGACGTGGACTCGCTGGGCTTCCAGGCCATGGACCGCAACGTGCCGGGGCTGTCCCACGTCATCCTGCAGAAGCTCAACATGAAGAGCTATGAGGACTACAA ATCTGCCATGGATGGGAGGAAGAGCGGCAGCGATTTTGGCATCCGGACGTATTTTGACATGTTCCAGAAGATGGAAGACACCTTCAAGTTTTGTGTTGAGTGCAAGAAGCTCCCTGATGCCCTCCCGGACCCCAAGAGCCTCCGGCGTTGCAAGAG gtgccaaAATGTGTACTACTGTGGTGTGGCGTGCCAGCGTGCCAACTGGCCGCTGCACAAGAAGTTCTGCAAGAAGCTGAAGCTGGTGGCACTGGACCGGCTGGTGGAGTGGCTCATCTTCACAG GAGACATCCCCTTTCCCACGGACACCTGGACAAAACCTGCCCGGGACGTGAAGGGCTGGGAGGACTGGTTCTccatgcaggagcagctggaggagaagctGGGTGCCATCGTGGCCGGGCGCTACATGACCCTGCTGTGGGCCAACGCCGGGAAGCCGCGGCCGGAGGACGCGGAGCTGCGGGAATCCATCCGGCGCCTGGTCACCGACTTCCACTCGCGGCCGCTCACCATTGGCCTGGGACTGCGGCTCTTCGGCATCGACCCCCTCACCAGGCCCCTCACCGTGCACGTGGTGGGGGCTTCCCACGTGGAGACCCTCAACACGCGCCCGACGGACTACGACGAGCTGACGCGCATGTTCCCGGGGCACCAGGGCGTGGAGATGGTCATGGTGGGCGTGGACGTGGTGGACGGACCCATCATGAGGCCACCCCTGACCACGCTGGCGCCCCGGGGAAAAGTCTATCTCAGCAGCTACAAGGGGCTCTACCACGACTTCTGGGAAAGCCACGTGGAGACCAAACTGGCTGCCCCTCCTGACCTGGTGGTGGGCTTTCACCCAG gttTCCATGCCTGCCCAGACCTGCTGGCGGGctggctgcccaccctgctgctgctgcgggacTATCGCCTGCCCGTGCTCTTCACCGTGTacag tgagcaggagctgaaggCCTCCCTGCAGATCCTGGTGGAGCTGGAGATGCACATTGTGGGTTATGCCAGCAACCCCTTTGCCTCCCTGCGGCCCGAGCAGGTCTACTCGAGCCCCAACAAACCCCCCGTCTACTGCAGCTCCCACTACATcgccctgctgggagcagaggctgtgccaggggctgaggagctggaggatgatgatggctggcagggaggagagcccagtgctgctgctgtggctgggggcattgccccagggctgggctga